In the Arachis ipaensis cultivar K30076 chromosome B04, Araip1.1, whole genome shotgun sequence genome, GTTGGAGTGAGATGTCATGAAGTGGGATTTatgagcaaaaggatcaatgtctggttctctaaAAGATTTGAGAGGGAGTCGAGGTTTACCTCTTTAAGAACACAAGGGAACAGACCTTGTCTTAGGTTGAGTGGGCTCAGAGGTAGGTTCAGCCGCGGCTAGTCGTTTCCCTTTTGATGAACTCGGCTTCGACGAACCAGGTTTGGATGGAGGTTCCTTCAGTGGTGGTGTCTGCTTGGCTGAAGGAGGGAACCTTAATGGGTTCTTAGTGCGAGCCATGGGATCAGTCCGAGGAGgtgaggtaggaggagaaggagataGAGTAAAGGTTTGGTCCTGAGAGCGAGTTAAGGGTTTTTGTTTTGCAGGAAGCTTGTATATCTTCTCACGAGGAGGCTTTTGAGgtatggttttcttcctcatttagtTGGTTTCAGACTTTTGAaggaagagaagcagtaaaggtAGTGGGGAGAAACCGAAGGGTTGGAGGAGTtaaggagggagaagaagaagtattGGTAACCGTATCCAAAAGAAAATTTctcaaaccatgcaactgcatcaccttcTGATTTGACTTGAAATGACTTGACATCATaaaaagaaagatttgattttatttaaaaataaaatggcaattaattttaaaaaatttgaaatcttTTTTTGACTAAAGGACAAAAAGAAATAAACCAAAGCAAACAGgccaacaaaaacaaaacaaaaaatatatatatcattcATATTGGGTCCAGAGGTGGTTGGATTTAAGGAAACATATTGGACCACTCATGATCTGATTTTTGAGGTTGGCCCAGATGATTTTGTTCAAGCAACAAGGGCTTAGAACGCTGATTGGAGGGAGGGTTCTTCacttgcccagaattgtctcatacctatttatgagacaaaaactccAACAAACACATCAGCAACTTTCAAATAATGAATCATAGCTTAAAATCCCTAcactagtcctaagcatgcaaaaTCTGTCCTCAGCTAGTGCTTTAGTGAAAATATCAgctaattgctcctctgatttaacaaattgaatgctaatatctcccttttgaacatgttctcttattgagtgaaatctcacttcaatatgtttagtcctagagtgcaaaactggatttttagaaatattaatggcacttaTATTATCACACAACAAgagaatattttcagcatttaatttgtaatcagcaagctgtatttttaaccataaaagctgagaacaacaacaagaagaagctaTATACTtagcctctgcagtggataaagccaatgttggctgcttcttacttgactaaacattcaaggactttccaaggaagcaacataagcctgatgtgctccttctatcaactctatcaccggtaaaatctgcatcacaataaccaactgcagaaaaataatcaattttaggataccaaagaccaaaattggatgtgccatgaacatatctaatgattctCTTTACTGCAGAAAGATGAGACTCTTTTGGTTTTGATCAAAATCTAGaacacattccaacactttgtacaatatcaggtctagaggaagttaagtacataagagagccaatcattcctctatacctagtctcatctacatctttctcagtttctcccttgtctaattttgaattagggtgcatgggagttcccacgGATTTGGCATTTTTCATatcaaatttcttaactagttccttggTATACTTCTCTTGATAAATgaaaataccattttcagtttgtttaatttgtagcccaaggaaaaaattaagttcacccatcatactcatgtcaaattcacttgtcatgatttttccaaattcagtacaaagagattcattggctgatccaaaaataatgtcatcaacatatatttggactagaatgaaaGAGTCATTAGAATTTTTGATAAAGAGAATagtgtctgtggtgcctctttgaaaaccatttctCAAAAGAAAAgtgctaagtctctcataccaagctctaggagtttgtctcaaaccatagagagcttttgataatttgaaaacatggttggaaaattctttattttcaaaacctggtggatgctccacatacacttccctatctatcacaccatttaagaatgcacatttcacatccatttgatataatttaaaacacaaaatgcagcataagctaagagaagtcttatggcttccattcgggcaacaggggcaaaggattcatcaaagtctattctttcttcttggtcatatccttgtgccactagccttgccttgtttcttgcaatgctaccatcctctcctagcttgttccgaaaaatccacttggtgccggtcactttctttccattcGGCCTTGGAACCAATGTCCACACTTGGTTCTTCTCAAACTCATGAAGCTCCTTTCATTGCctttacccaagaagggtcaTCAAAGGCTTCCTTAACATTTAgaggctccatttgagagagaagGGAATGTTGgttccttcatttgcctttctaatTGAAGACCGAGTTTTAACcccatgagagacgtccccaatgacaaattcctcaggataattcttcaagaatctccattcacgaggtctggtggacttggaggcagattcagttACCAAAGAATTCTGGGAAATGCTGGTTTCAGGatctccttcagattcatgagacaaaatggaattatctcttaaattttcagcaactgcagtttctggttcagcttgtcCATAATTTTCATCTTCATGATTTTGTGTAGTTTCctcatccttttgagcttgagTCCCTACATCACAGTCTTCTAAAATACTTtgaaccaagttagtatcacaaaatgtaacatgtatggactcctcaattatcctagcatcttgatgataaaccttatatgctttactagttgtgaaatatcctacaaacaaacactcatacgcctttggatcaaatttttttaaattatctttgttattaagaacaaagcatttgcatccaaagatatgcAAGTAGTCCAAGTTTGGTGGGTAACCTTTCCAAAATTCATAAAgagttttctttaaaaatttccttatgatggttctattcaaaatgtggcaagctgagttaaccgcttcagcccaaagaaattttggaatattgctctcacaaagcatagctcttgttatttcttgaatgcttctatttcttctttccataacactattttgttgtggtgttcttggacaagagaagttgtgagatattccaaatccctcacaaaaggattcaaacaaatggttttcaaattcagttccatgatcacttcttatagaagagatctttaaatccttttcattttgaattttcttgctaaaagcttcaaaggccgaaaaggcttcatttttgtgtgcaagaaataaaacccaactaaatctagtatagtcatccacaatcactaaacaataatgtttacctcctaggctttgagttcttgttggaccaaataaatcaatatgtAGCAATTCAAGTGGCCTTTTAGTAGAGTCTTCCTTTGACTTAAAtgtactttttgtttgttttcccatttggcaagcatcacaagtgatgtctttgtcaaaccttatcaaaggaagacctcttactaaacctttctttacaagtttgtttatttgaaacatacttgcatgaccCTTTCTtttgtgccataaccacttttcagattctttagaatgaaaataagctatattttgatcctttagttcatcaagggtaagtccatacacattattacaacGCTTAGCAACAAAAAGCACTTCATTTGTATTTTCATTCACCACACAGCATTCAAGtcttttgaaagtcactaaatatcCTAGATCACAAagttgacttatactcaaaaggtTGTGCCTCAAGCCATTTACTAAAAAGACATCATCAATAAAGGTGGAGTGATTATTACCTACTTTTCTAACAACAACTATTTTATCTTTTCCATCATCTCCAAacgtcacaaaacctccatcatattTGTTTAGTTTGATGAAAAAATAAGTTGACCTTCtagtcatgtgccttgagcatccgctatccaagtaccacatatcccttttgttcttggatgctaggcaaatctgcaataaaaacttcaagtaaccttaggtatccaaattaatttggatcctttgaagttaatccatcttagttgcccaagtgcattgaaatcacacacAACATTGTAAATTTGGTTTCCTACAATTCTTTTTTTAATGAAGCATTGTGAATACGTGTGACCAAATTGTTTACAATTAAAACAATGATTTCCTAATGTATGttgctgaaattgaggtgagCTATTATGCTGGAAATGATTAAAGGACTggaattttttggtttttggaaaAGGTgtttttcttttgacaaactgatttttattgtaatttttccTCTTTGTAAAAGTATTCCATCCAGAATTTTGGAAAGCTTTTGGGCCTTTCAAATGTGAGattttgttgtaaaatggtggATTTTTGAAAACAACCTCATTATTCGAAGTGTATCCCAAACCTGACCTGTTTGATGTaggtttgattttttatgatggCTCATTTTCACTAGTATAAAATTCATCAAATTCCTCCTCATGTGTGAGAATATATCCAAGACCAGTTTTGCTGGAATTGAATTTGgtttttgatgaagaagccacaaatttcatAGAGGAATCATCAAAAACTCCTTTTTCCTTGGTTACataacctaaaccagatttttcaaacaatggtctttgacttgcaagtaatttatCCAAGCTACTAGAattttgagcaaattttgctaagtcaccattcagccttttaatcatttcatttaatctttcattttcagcaattagctcttgagaaggatccacaatgtgctttcctttaagtttttcaagttcagattttagaaatatgttttcttcaataatatccaaagtacattcagtttccttccccttttctcttaaaaaatcattttcagcttttAACACATCTTTTTCAGATTTGCATTTATTATACTTATCCAACAGTTTTGAGGTATTTAGTGTAAGATCATCAATTATAGCATGTAAATCATCTATAAACaagtcatagtaatttacctcatcaagatgaTTATTACCAGCCATAAAGTAGATTTTATCTTCACCTTCAGAATcctcttcttcatttgagtcattctcaagatcctcccaagctgccatgagcactctcttcttttctttctttcctttgtcctccttcttgagcttcggacagtttagcttgagatgtccagcctccttgcaatgatgacaagTCACTTTGCTCAAGTCCATCTTGTGTTCCTTTAAGCTTGAATCCTTGTACTTGTCCTTATTCTTCATcttccttctaaatctcctaacaaaaaacataagctcatcatctgaaataccatcactagactcactctcttttgattctatttttgacttgaggactattctctttttctttgagtccgggtttgtgtgtgtggtttcataggcaaggagttttcctctcagctcatcataggttataagACTTAGGTTATTGCTCTCGGCTAGGACAGTAGCAgtggtttcccattcttttgtgaggcttctaaggagttttctcactagggtttgttctgagtagtttgtacccatagcatcaaggttgttgattatgattgagaatctctcaaacacttcatcaattatttctccatccttcatattaaacatctcgtactcttttcacagcatatcaatcctcattTCTTTGACTTatttagtgccttcgtgtgtaacttGGAGTTTTCCCAGATCTCTTTGGTTGTCTTGCATATAGACACatttcggtactcttcaaagttgatagcacagtgaagaaggttgatggctttagcattcagctccatcttcttcttgttgtcttcattccattcagcttcttatTTTGGAGTTACCACTCTATCAGCACTTGTTTTTATTAGAATCTTAGGAccgctcacaacaatcttccatatgttgtagtcaatggattagagaagatcctcatcctctctttctagtaggcatagttcttcccgttgaagaagggaggcctattgtttgactggccttcagttagAGTGTAGGCAACCGTGGTTGTGCCCAAGCTGTTCACCATTGGACTTTTGCACCAAGCGGTGAAGCTTGATTCTTGGGACCAAGGCTCCTGATATcaattgaaggttgtagaaggcttagagaagggggagttgaatctatgaccttctttaaGTTACTGAAATAACCCTTTTAAAACAATCTTGCaatctgaatctgtttgaactcagcaacaaaaaatttatgagacaatttcattttatctcatgaatatcagaaaatagaacagagcagagaagagagaagctgacaccatcatgtatcctggttcggttgcctttgtgcaatgcaacctatgttcAGTCTCCActacaacagtggtggaatttccactatagttaaagtattacatacaccaattccacaggattgacacaatcctttcacactcaagttctaacctaacttgacttggttatgctaatacctaactattcactcttagtgctcacccaactaagaaagggatacctcacaggtacaagatacaagacacagacttaacctaaagaaatcagaaataactctaggcttttcaccTATGTGTATCTCTCTGCCTTTTCTCTATTAGGCTCTTTCAATGACTCTCTCATTCAGCCTTTTACCTTAAGAAATTAcaaaaagataaacattgaaaactaaattacaatttgcaaaacatgaaggagattgactctttaacagcctctttgctatgtgttAAACCAGATTTGCTAGTCTCTGATTTCATTTTTCATTCTGGCGAAATGAtcctttgactaggaagcactATCTAAGTAGATGAACCTCTTTAGAGAGCTCTTCTCAGAACATACACCTCAAGAACACTGATTATCTCTCCTTGGCTTCTGAATGGTGAACCAaattcttttgtatctccttgcatgttgctgagttGCTCTTTCCTAGGTCAAATCTCGAGCTTTGTGCTtcatcaaatcaccaattcactttttctttttaatcctCAAAGTAGGAACTTTGGttctgaccttctcttgttgACCAAAAGCCACATAACAATAGAAACAGATATCCTCAATGGTAAATCTAGATCTTGGCCATTGAAAaataacttggtccccaagacacacttgtgaccgtagatgcACAGCAGTGAAGAGCAGAGATCATCTTTCCAATGTAATCCAGAATGGATAGTGTTCCgatggttacctgaaactgaaggtcgatctcggaggagatctgctGTTGTGGCCAGAgatgtcgtgtccgacttgctaAACCTTGAGatgttgctgatccttgatcaccggagggtggtggtacctgcaagagactccgatgcttaagttagcacgggctttaagcaggtttttttttgtgtagaatcagagtatgagttatacctgggtactccagcGTATCTATAGTAGTGTGGAAtgacctcccttgagataagttagttatcttatcttatctttgggtgagacCACCTTATCTTTTAGGCCAGCCGCCTTTAGAGTGGGTTGCGTCCTtctgtttgggccttcttgggcctttaTGGCAATTTTGCCGAGCTCtttttgggaagaggtcggtgaTGGCCAACCTaggaagaggtcggtcgctttatctccATCCAACCCGGACCGTATAGCtcggtccagggtatgaacagtgcccctgcttgagcttcgatCTTCCTTTGAAGTCGTGTTTTCTGAACTTCGACCCCTTTTGAGGAAGTTGTCCTCGAGCATCTTtgactttggtcgatcttgagtagtttctccttgCGCGAGTCTGGTATCGCCTTTTTTGAATGCGAGGCATTTTCAGCTTCTTTTAATTACGGCGTGCCTTTGGCGTgcgttttaatttttcttgggaACGCGCGATTGTTTTTAAAACTCATTGATTAGGTTTTTAACTCTTTTACCATTTCGTTTTCCCTCTTCAAAAAAAAGGATTTGAACTTTAGCtcttcttctttgcttttcttcTTCGAAAAAGGATTTCCCTTCTTTGATTCTTGCTCTTTGATTTTTGTCTCAAGCGTCCTATTTTCTTTGATCTTTCGAAGCGCTTGTTTGGTGTGGATCGTTCGTGTCTTTGCTGCGCCTTCATTGCGATCACTCCCTCTTCATCGCAGGTTGGTGTTTTTCCTTCCTCTGTGTCTTAATAGTCATCTTTATATGTGCTTGACTGTTGCATGCTTATTTTTTGCGCAAAGTTTCGATCTTTATTGAGGTTCTTTTGgaaaagtttgatcctttctggGAAGGCTGCATGTCTTTGTCTTGATCAAAAATTGTGTTCTTCTGTTGCTTTGTTGGGGGAAACGTAGAAGCTTAGGTTTTCATTGTTACCTTTACCTTCTTTGATAGGTCTAGGGTTTTGATTTGTCATATTTCTGTATTCTGTGCTtgctgcctccaaagggtgcccctggacttttgGTGCTGACTTGATTCTTTCTTGGTGAATTCTGAGGTACCTTTTTGCTACCATACCTGTCGCTTGTGGGTTGCTTCTTCCCCTTCTTGTTCTATCCGAGTTGTTTTGGTAGTGACCCTTTGTTATTTTCCTTTGCTGTAGGTGTAGTTTTCCGTATGTCTTCTCGTAAAAACATTGTCAAGATGTCTACCAAAATCCCTGCTGGCATGGCCGACTGGCTAGACTCTATAGTCCTGATGTGTGTTACTGTGGCCGATCCAGAGTACTGTGAGAGGCTTAGGAGGTTCCATAGGATCTGTAGCAATAGTGATGATGAAAAGAATTACGAAATGTTGTcgcctgaccctgaggagagggttagtgatgagcggataatttatacactttttggcattgtttttagtatgtttttagtatattttagttagtttttattatgtttttattagtttttaaataaaaatcactcttctggactttactatgagtttgtgtgtttttctgtgatttcaggtattttctggctgaaattgagggacctgagcaaaaatctgattcagaggctgaaaaaggactgcagatgctgttggattctgaccttcctgcactcaaagtagattttctggagctacagaagcccaattggtgcgctctcaattgcgttggaaaatagacatccttggctttccagcaatatataataggccatactttgcccaagatttgatggctcaaatcgGCGTTCAAAGTTAGCATagaaattctagcgtcaaaacgccagaactggcataaaagctggagttaaacacccaaactggcacaaaagctggcgtttaactccaagaaaagtctctacacatgaaagcttcaatgctcagcccaagcacacaccaagtaggacGGGAAGAAGatctctgcattaattacttatttctgtaaccctaggctactagtcttctataaataggaccttttactattgtattttcatcttttgatcatcttggaatcatgttttgatgattgaaccctctttgggaggctggccatttgaccatgcctagaccttattcttatgtattttcaacggtggagtttctacacaccatagattaaggtgtggaactctgctgttcttcatgaattaatgcaaagtactgttatttttctattcaactcaagtctatttcttctcaaagatattcattcgcacctaagaacatgatgaatgtgatgattatgtgacactcatcaccattctcacctatgaacgcgtgcctaacaaccacttccgttctacatgcaaacaagcttgaatgtgtatctcttgggtttctaatctaagattggaaccttcgtggtataggctagaattattggcggccattcctgagattcggaacgtctaaaccttgtctgtggtattctaagtaggagctgggaagggatgactgtgacgagcttcaaactcgcgagtgttgggcatgtgacagacgcaaaaggatcaatggatcctattccaacatgatcgagaaccgacagatgattagccgtgcggtgacagcgtgcgtagaacattttcactgagaagacgggaagtagccattgacaacggtgatgcccaatataaagcttgccatggaaaggagtatgaatgattggaagaaggcaataggaaagcagaggttcaggaggaacaaagcatcttcatacgcttatctgaaattactaccaatgaattacataagtatctctatctctatctttattttatattttatttatctttaattatcaatcctctataaccatttgaatatgcttgaatgagatttacaagatgaccatagcttgcttcaagccgacagtctccgtgggatcgacccttactcacgtaaggtattacttggacgacccagtacacttgctggttagttgtgcgaaattgtgacaaagtgtgattcacgtttgagagctccaagtctttggcgccattgttgatgatcacaaattcgtgcaccagttagtTTCCCTCCCTTGACTCAGGGAGAACACCCATTCTTCTACGCTTATGACTGTTTCTTTAGTCAGCTGAATATCACcatcccttttactgcttttgagactGACCTCTTATGGACTTGTAATGTGGCCCCTTCCCAGCTTCATCCAAACTCTTGGGAATTCATTAAGATTTTTCCGCTGTTGTGTCAAGAATTAGGTGTCCGACCTACCATATCtctttttctttacctttttgtgtTGACAAAACCTAGAGTGGCAAGAAAAaagttttttggattttcttctgagCTACCTAGGGGAAAAAAGTTTTTTCAATGTTTGACGATTCCTTTtgggattttaagaactactacttcaaggtccgagctgttgaggatgctcgccctttctttttggatgagaatgataAGCCCACCTTCCCTTTATGGTGGCAAAAGGATATAGTAGCTCCCAAGTATTCTTGGGAGAGTCTAGATGAAGTAGAATAAGCCTTTATGGGTTTTCTAGTGGAGCACTCGGGGAGCCTCCTCATCTGGACACAAAGAGATTTCTGGGAGATCCTTCCCTCCTCCGTGCCGAGCTAGGTAGTGTCCGACCTTTTTCTTTATAGGAGTGGTTTTCTTTTGCTATTCGTGGTTTTGTCTTTTGAATTCTACTGTATAACTATTTTTCTGGCTTCCTTTTCAGAAATAGTGAAATCTTCAGACTCTATGAAGTCCTTTTGGAAGGCCAAAAAGGCAGTGGCTGCCCAAAACTTGTCTCAGAAGACTTCGGTCTTTGGCACAGTTGCCTCCAAAAAATTGGGTACTGAGTCTCAGGGTCCGAGGAAGATTATCCCGACCCCGCGAGTTCTAACAATTCCATCTGATCCATCTCAGGCGACTTCTGGTCCTGCCTCCTCTCTTACTGCTGCTAGTCCGCCTCCCAAGTGCCAAAAAACCGTTGGGGCTTATAAtctaaatgatgaagaatttgatggcattggtttTGCTACAGAGTTGATAGCTCTTTATGGAAATGTTCTTTTGGATGATGTTTCTATTTTCCATCATCTTGACTTTATTGCAAGTAACGGTATTCGGATTGCTAACCTTGGTGCGGCCTTGTCTCGAGTTATTCGGGACTCCCCGGTTCATGCGAccaaggcttttatggaggatgCCAAATCTGAGTATGATAGAATTAAAGGTATGAAGAAAGAGCTTGATGCCAGGGTTGTTAAGTTGGAGATAGACATTGAGAAGGAGAAGACTCGGGCTACTACTGCAGAGGCGACTGCAAATCTGGCTGAGGAGGCGGCTAAGAAATACAAAGAGAGTTATACCCGCACTTATGGCAAACTCTTGGAGACTAAGGAGAGGCTTCAATCTACCCAagatgattatgccgagcttcaaGGTCATATGGTGAGTAGTATGACCGACATGTATGAGATCCTGAAggctcaggtccgagttcttactcccgaggccgatctctcCTTGTTTAGTATGGAAAACGTGGTGGAGGATGGAAAGATTGTGCCTGCCCCTGATAATGAGGATGAGGGTCCTCCTCCTGCGCCACCAGCCAAAGCTTCGGCAGCTTCAGCTTCTTCTATTCCTTCTGAAGTTGACCCTCCTGAGCCCGATGTGGAGATCCTGAACGGGCTGGCTGGAGTTGTCAATGCTACTCCT is a window encoding:
- the LOC107636276 gene encoding extensin-like, encoding MRKKTIPQKPPREKIYKLPAKQKPLTRSQDQTFTLSPSPPTSPPRTDPMARTKNPLRFPPSAKQTPPLKEPPSKPGSSKPSSSKGKRLAAAEPTSEPTQPKTRSVPLCS